In a single window of the Candidatus Hydrogenedentota bacterium genome:
- a CDS encoding carbohydrate ABC transporter permease, whose translation MSASAHIKNLASSIFAYAVLILSAALFLFPFYWLLISAFKTRDQLFQMPPRFIPYPPVVENFVNVFRETTLARAFVNSCVMAGGYVALAVFLCSLGGYAFAKFRRAPGREKLFAFVLGTMMIPTAVTMIPVFVVLAKLDLVNTYWSMILPGAASAFGIFWMRQYIDSNVPDDLLAAARIDGCGEFGIYWKVVLPVCKPALAALGILLLISSWNNLMWAFVVLRTPDMYSMPLVIYLLQGEFRTPYGMVMAGGLLATLPLVVAFVVFQRAFIQGITAGALKL comes from the coding sequence ATGAGTGCGTCGGCACATATAAAGAACCTGGCATCGAGCATCTTCGCATATGCTGTGCTTATTCTCTCAGCGGCACTTTTTCTATTTCCGTTCTATTGGCTCTTGATCTCCGCATTTAAGACGCGCGACCAGTTGTTCCAGATGCCGCCGCGGTTCATTCCCTATCCACCCGTCGTGGAGAACTTCGTGAATGTGTTTCGCGAGACCACGCTGGCCCGCGCTTTCGTCAATTCCTGTGTCATGGCAGGCGGCTACGTGGCGCTCGCCGTCTTTTTGTGCTCGCTTGGCGGTTATGCCTTCGCAAAATTCCGCCGCGCACCCGGCCGCGAAAAACTCTTCGCGTTCGTTCTCGGCACCATGATGATTCCCACGGCCGTTACCATGATTCCCGTGTTCGTGGTGCTCGCGAAACTCGACTTGGTCAATACGTACTGGTCCATGATATTGCCCGGCGCGGCCAGCGCCTTCGGGATCTTCTGGATGCGACAGTACATCGACTCGAACGTCCCCGACGACTTGCTGGCGGCCGCGCGCATCGACGGATGCGGTGAATTTGGAATCTACTGGAAAGTGGTGCTGCCCGTGTGCAAACCAGCTCTCGCGGCCTTGGGCATACTGCTACTCATCAGCAGTTGGAATAACCTCATGTGGGCCTTCGTCGTGCTCCGAACACCCGACATGTATTCCATGCCGCTGGTAATCTATCTGCTTCAAGGAGAGTTCCGCACCCCCTACGGTATGGTCATGGCTGGAGGCTTGCTAGCCACTCTTCCTCTTGTAGTCGCCTTTGTCGTCTTTCAGCGCGCGTTCATCCAGGGGATAACGGCGGGCGCGTTGAAGCTATGA